Proteins encoded within one genomic window of Lysinibacillus sphaericus:
- the cobS gene encoding adenosylcobinamide-GDP ribazoletransferase: MKTIWHSVLLAFQFFTVLPVHKEIPLTKRTITGMFAFLPWIGALMGAVVAAIIYCLTQWTASSEVLLTFMIIGLFALFTGGLHLDGFIDMGDAYFSYRDRDKRLEILDDPRVGAFGVLSVLFLVLGKFVVLHELFVQNKLSLWMLVFIPLLTRVGMSFYFLSLQCSKEKGLAYFFKTHIHHRLLTSLMLLTLLLAYCGVFVVSSFSIVPLLLMVVLVIAFVLFRQFTVRNFGGVSGDLLGASIEGMEVVLWVTLLLFV; this comes from the coding sequence ATGAAAACTATATGGCACAGTGTATTGCTGGCATTTCAATTTTTTACAGTTTTGCCTGTACATAAAGAAATTCCGTTAACTAAACGGACAATTACCGGAATGTTTGCATTTTTACCTTGGATAGGGGCGCTGATGGGAGCTGTTGTTGCAGCGATAATCTACTGTTTAACACAATGGACAGCCAGCAGTGAAGTCCTCTTAACTTTTATGATTATCGGTTTATTTGCATTATTTACAGGAGGCTTGCATCTAGACGGTTTTATCGATATGGGGGATGCTTATTTTTCTTATCGCGATCGCGACAAGCGACTTGAAATATTAGATGATCCGCGAGTTGGGGCATTTGGTGTACTATCTGTGTTATTTCTAGTGTTGGGAAAATTCGTTGTGCTACATGAACTTTTTGTACAGAACAAACTTTCATTATGGATGCTTGTCTTTATCCCTTTATTGACACGTGTAGGAATGAGTTTCTATTTTCTATCGTTACAATGTTCGAAGGAAAAAGGACTTGCTTATTTTTTTAAAACACATATACATCATCGCTTACTGACAAGTTTGATGTTACTTACGCTTTTACTTGCCTATTGTGGTGTGTTCGTAGTTTCAAGCTTTTCTATAGTGCCATTGCTGTTAATGGTCGTTTTAGTCATTGCATTTGTATTGTTTCGGCAGTTTACAGTGCGTAATTTTGGCGGAGTTTCTGGTGACTTGCTAGGTGCTTCAATCGAAGGAATGGAGGTTGTGCTATGGGTGACATTGTTACTGTTCGTTTAA
- a CDS encoding histidine phosphatase family protein, translating to MGDIVTVRLMRHAPTKENVEKRYIGWTDSSLAQASALPIVNDSVRKVYGSDLRRCQETAKCYFPQASYIADARFRETNFGDFEGKTYDQLKTDSRYRRWLDDPMKNAPPNGERFDKFCERVVAGFLALPKDEDDYYLVVHGGVVRALLVAFAPQQEAFWSYQAPHNRLFTLTFSRAAWKEGARCMSLSEEPITEKPLM from the coding sequence ATGGGTGACATTGTTACTGTTCGTTTAATGAGACATGCACCAACAAAAGAAAATGTGGAAAAGCGTTATATTGGCTGGACAGATTCTTCCTTAGCACAGGCGTCGGCGCTTCCAATAGTCAATGATTCTGTCAGAAAAGTATATGGCAGTGATTTACGTCGTTGTCAAGAAACCGCGAAATGTTATTTTCCACAAGCTAGCTATATAGCCGATGCGAGATTTCGAGAGACGAATTTTGGTGATTTTGAAGGCAAAACATATGACCAATTAAAGACAGATTCTCGGTACCGTAGATGGTTAGATGACCCAATGAAAAATGCGCCACCAAACGGTGAAAGATTTGATAAGTTTTGTGAGCGAGTAGTCGCAGGTTTTTTAGCGTTACCAAAAGATGAGGATGACTATTATCTCGTTGTTCATGGTGGGGTGGTGCGAGCGTTACTTGTTGCATTTGCTCCACAACAAGAGGCTTTTTGGTCATATCAAGCACCCCATAATCGCCTATTTACGCTAACGTTTTCCAGAGCAGCTTGGAAGGAGGGAGCTAGATGCATGTCTTTATCGGAGGAGCCTATAACGGAAAAACCGCTTATGTAG
- a CDS encoding bifunctional adenosylcobinamide kinase/adenosylcobinamide-phosphate guanylyltransferase, producing the protein MHVFIGGAYNGKTAYVERLLKDDHYTIIDGELPDVAPDCDALIIKNLEQWLVKRNLEEDEAIIHHILTTLKSLEKNCVVYMIVTDMGRGVVPMEKQARLLRDTCGRLYQALFAEAQQVNRIWYGIAERIK; encoded by the coding sequence ATGCATGTCTTTATCGGAGGAGCCTATAACGGAAAAACCGCTTATGTAGAGCGATTACTAAAAGATGATCACTATACGATAATTGATGGCGAACTACCAGATGTTGCACCTGATTGTGATGCACTCATTATTAAAAATTTAGAACAATGGCTCGTAAAACGCAATTTGGAGGAAGATGAAGCCATTATCCATCACATTTTGACAACACTTAAAAGCCTTGAAAAAAACTGTGTAGTATATATGATTGTAACCGATATGGGACGTGGTGTTGTACCGATGGAAAAGCAAGCAAGACTATTGCGTGACACGTGTGGTCGCTTGTATCAGGCGTTATTTGCAGAAGCACAACAAGTAAATCGCATTTGGTATGGCATTGCAGAACGTATTAAATAA
- a CDS encoding ECF transporter S component: MNRQKLMSLTLTAMVAAICAVGAVIKIPSFVSSAALDSAPAFLSVAFLSPVLAGVAGLIGHLITALTSGFLLGPLHLIIAVEMFIVVWLFGVMHKKGMHFWKWPVALILNGVIAPLPFYFIISPAFFWGSLASIFMATVINLLIVAVVMPILSKVFVRKAGRAN; encoded by the coding sequence ATGAATCGACAAAAATTAATGAGTTTGACATTAACAGCCATGGTTGCAGCGATTTGTGCAGTTGGGGCAGTTATTAAAATTCCGTCTTTTGTATCATCGGCGGCACTCGACTCAGCGCCAGCATTTTTAAGCGTTGCATTTTTATCGCCTGTATTGGCAGGAGTAGCAGGGTTAATAGGTCATTTGATTACAGCATTGACATCTGGTTTTCTACTTGGACCTTTGCATCTTATTATTGCGGTCGAAATGTTTATTGTTGTATGGCTATTCGGTGTGATGCACAAAAAAGGTATGCATTTTTGGAAATGGCCAGTAGCGCTTATATTAAACGGTGTGATCGCACCACTCCCATTTTATTTCATCATTAGTCCAGCGTTTTTCTGGGGCTCATTAGCGAGTATTTTCATGGCAACTGTCATCAATTTATTGATTGTAGCTGTCGTGATGCCAATACTCTCGAAAGTGTTTGTTCGTAAGGCAGGGCGAGCAAATTGA
- a CDS encoding ribonucleoside-diphosphate reductase subunit alpha produces MTIQIEQQMAKLKKSYTEEELESFVRLSDRWLRKNDNATFEAWADAMILQTLSLIDEEEPYWTFVAAQIYLEKLYDQFATRRGVGVEDVYKVFPEQLARYTEAGLYHDCLTTKYSELELVELASYLEQSRDELFTYIGLKTLMDRYVVRDYTKTPVELPQERWMVIAMTLMQDETENRLEKVRESYWAMSNLYMTVATPTLSNAGKTHGQLSSCFIDTVDDSLQSIYDTNTDVATLSKYGGGIGVYMGKIRSRGSSIKGFKGASSGVLPWIKQLNNTAVSVDQLGQRQGAIAVYLDVWHKDVFTFLDLRLNNGDERLRAHDIFTGLCLPDIFMEAVEARGEWHLFDPHEVREVMGFSLEDCYDEQKGQGSFRDKYASCIANPLLSREVVPAIDIMKRIMRSQLETGVPFMFYRDEVNRMNPNKHEGMIYSSNLCTEIFQNMSPTQFESITLEDDVIVTRRKPGDFVVCNLSSVNLGKAVPAGVLERLIPIQVRMLDNVIALNTIPVKQAERTNARYRGIGLGTFGWHHLLALKEIQWESDEAVDFADKLYEHIAYLTIRASSALAREKGAYPLFEGSDWQTGAYFEKRSYNSDKWQALRADVAKYGMRNGYVMAVAPNSSTSILAGSTATIDPIFQKSYSEEKKDYKIPVTVPDLSPVTTWYYKSAYFIDQNWTIKQNAARARHIDQGISLNLYVQNTIQAKDLLALHLNAWASGVKTTYYVRSTSVELLECESCAS; encoded by the coding sequence ATGACAATTCAAATCGAACAGCAGATGGCTAAGTTAAAGAAAAGTTACACAGAGGAAGAGCTTGAAAGCTTTGTAAGATTATCGGATAGATGGCTACGAAAAAATGACAATGCAACATTTGAAGCTTGGGCGGATGCGATGATTTTACAAACACTTAGTCTTATTGATGAGGAAGAGCCATATTGGACATTTGTTGCTGCCCAAATTTACTTAGAAAAATTGTATGATCAATTTGCTACCCGTCGTGGTGTTGGGGTGGAAGATGTCTATAAGGTATTTCCAGAGCAACTTGCTCGCTATACCGAGGCAGGGCTTTATCACGATTGTTTAACGACGAAGTATAGTGAACTAGAGCTAGTCGAGCTTGCGTCTTATCTTGAACAGAGTCGTGATGAGCTGTTTACGTATATCGGTTTAAAAACGTTAATGGACCGCTATGTTGTGCGTGATTATACAAAAACACCTGTAGAATTACCGCAAGAGCGTTGGATGGTCATTGCAATGACATTGATGCAAGATGAAACGGAAAACCGCTTAGAAAAAGTACGAGAATCGTATTGGGCGATGAGTAATTTATATATGACGGTTGCAACACCAACATTGTCAAATGCCGGAAAAACGCATGGCCAGCTTTCAAGCTGCTTTATTGATACGGTAGATGATAGTTTACAAAGTATTTATGATACGAACACCGATGTTGCAACATTATCGAAATACGGGGGCGGTATAGGCGTTTACATGGGGAAAATCCGTAGTCGTGGCTCCTCTATCAAAGGGTTTAAAGGCGCATCTAGTGGGGTACTGCCATGGATCAAACAACTTAATAATACAGCGGTGTCAGTGGATCAGCTTGGTCAACGCCAAGGCGCAATCGCCGTATATTTAGATGTGTGGCATAAAGATGTCTTTACGTTTTTAGATTTACGTTTAAATAATGGAGACGAACGATTACGCGCGCATGATATTTTCACTGGTTTATGTTTACCGGATATTTTTATGGAAGCAGTCGAAGCGCGTGGAGAGTGGCATTTATTTGACCCACATGAAGTACGTGAGGTAATGGGCTTCTCACTTGAAGATTGTTATGATGAGCAAAAAGGACAAGGCTCTTTCCGAGATAAATATGCGTCGTGCATTGCCAATCCACTATTAAGTCGAGAAGTGGTGCCGGCAATCGATATTATGAAGCGTATTATGCGTTCACAGTTGGAAACAGGTGTACCATTTATGTTTTACCGCGATGAAGTAAATCGCATGAATCCAAATAAGCATGAAGGGATGATTTATAGTTCAAATTTATGTACTGAAATTTTCCAAAACATGTCGCCGACGCAATTCGAATCCATTACGTTAGAAGATGATGTGATTGTGACACGTCGTAAGCCAGGAGATTTTGTTGTATGTAATTTATCTTCTGTCAATTTAGGAAAGGCTGTTCCGGCTGGTGTGTTAGAGCGTTTAATACCGATTCAAGTGCGCATGTTAGATAATGTGATTGCCTTAAATACTATTCCTGTGAAACAAGCCGAGCGTACTAATGCTCGTTATCGTGGAATTGGGCTAGGGACATTTGGTTGGCATCATTTACTTGCCTTGAAGGAAATTCAATGGGAGTCGGATGAGGCAGTTGACTTTGCTGATAAATTATACGAGCATATTGCGTATTTAACGATTCGTGCATCGAGTGCACTTGCGCGCGAAAAAGGTGCTTACCCATTATTTGAGGGCTCTGACTGGCAAACAGGTGCTTATTTTGAAAAGCGTAGCTACAACAGTGACAAGTGGCAAGCTTTGCGTGCGGATGTCGCAAAATATGGAATGCGCAATGGGTATGTAATGGCCGTAGCACCAAATTCATCGACATCTATTTTGGCAGGCAGTACGGCAACAATTGATCCGATTTTCCAAAAGAGTTACTCCGAGGAGAAAAAGGATTACAAAATTCCTGTTACAGTACCGGACTTATCACCCGTAACGACTTGGTATTATAAGTCTGCTTACTTTATCGATCAAAACTGGACGATTAAACAAAATGCGGCACGTGCCCGTCATATTGACCAGGGCATTTCGCTTAATTTATATGTGCAAAATACGATTCAGGCAAAAGACTTACTCGCTTTACATCTTAATGCTTGGGCAAGTGGCGTAAAAACGACTTATTATGTGCGCTCAACATCTGTTGAATTGCTAGAATGTGAGTCTTGTGCAAGCTAG
- a CDS encoding ribonucleotide-diphosphate reductase subunit beta: protein MTTITKRKMMDKEAPNRSTAIVNGRSSNILNWDDVRFSWAYPKYKKMLGNFWTPFEINMSNDVKQFPTLSADEQESFLKIIGLLALLDSVQTDFAGKVADYLTDSSLNALMIILAQQEVIHNHSYSYVLSSIVNKDEQDRTFDFWRTEPVLERRNDFVMKGYQAFAEEPNVENMLEAIVYDVILEGLFFYSGFAFFYHLARNQKMVASSTMINYINRDEQLHVDLFVKIYQELLAEFPEYDTPERAARVQEIFREAVQLEIDWANEVIGEKIEGLDVEDVHDYVHFYANVRCHQLGVERPFEGYRKNPLKWIKAYEDVDLGKTDFFEQRSRQYVKVNVEDNGFDDL, encoded by the coding sequence ATGACAACAATTACGAAACGAAAAATGATGGATAAGGAGGCGCCAAACCGTTCGACAGCCATTGTGAACGGGCGCTCTTCTAATATTTTAAACTGGGATGATGTGCGTTTTAGTTGGGCGTACCCAAAATATAAAAAAATGCTTGGGAACTTTTGGACACCTTTTGAGATTAATATGAGCAATGATGTCAAACAATTTCCAACTTTATCAGCGGATGAACAGGAATCATTTTTGAAAATTATTGGCTTACTGGCACTGTTAGACAGTGTACAAACGGATTTTGCGGGCAAGGTGGCGGACTATTTAACCGATTCGAGCCTTAATGCCTTAATGATTATTTTAGCGCAACAAGAGGTGATTCATAATCATTCCTATTCTTATGTTTTATCCAGTATTGTAAATAAAGATGAACAAGACCGTACATTTGACTTTTGGCGCACGGAGCCAGTGTTAGAGCGTCGCAATGATTTTGTGATGAAAGGCTATCAAGCATTTGCAGAGGAACCAAATGTTGAAAATATGTTAGAGGCCATTGTCTATGATGTTATTTTAGAAGGCTTATTTTTCTATTCAGGCTTTGCCTTCTTCTATCATTTAGCACGCAATCAAAAAATGGTGGCTTCGTCAACGATGATCAATTATATCAACCGTGATGAACAGCTACATGTGGATTTATTTGTGAAAATCTATCAGGAATTGCTAGCGGAATTTCCTGAATATGATACACCAGAACGAGCGGCGCGTGTGCAGGAGATTTTCCGTGAAGCGGTTCAACTTGAAATCGATTGGGCAAATGAAGTCATAGGTGAAAAAATTGAAGGACTTGATGTGGAAGATGTCCATGATTATGTCCATTTTTATGCGAATGTACGTTGCCACCAACTAGGGGTAGAGCGTCCGTTTGAGGGTTATCGAAAAAATCCATTAAAATGGATTAAAGCATACGAGGATGTAGACTTAGGAAAGACAGATTTCTTTGAACAACGCTCCCGTCAATATGTCAAAGTTAATGTAGAAGATAACGGCTTCGATGACTTGTAA
- a CDS encoding ABC transporter ATP-binding protein: protein MQVVKQLGRYLGPYKFFTLIAPILMVLEVTMDLIQPTIMQHMIDTGIANGDNPYVLQMFVLMLMSAVLGLVGGIGCSFYSSKAAIHFASDVRQSLYEKMMTYSAKERDAFTTGKLITILTSDVESVQRAFMMTLRIFVRGPLLFIGAVIIVFVTARELFSILLVIVPILIMAMYFFTKYSGVLYRKVQEAIDGVNTKLQENLAGIRVVKAFRREKHQVEQFAMLNDTLTKRFITAEQIVGILVPFTMFVVNIGIVAALWLGAIKVETGTLQVGVILAFINYLTIILNGLMSSSMVLMQIARALPSGERIVDVLNREVAVTEVAQPIKTSIQGMIDFQNVSYRYYENSEDVLKNITFSVQVGQTIGIIGKTGSGKSTLVKLLPRLVDPTSGVILLDGKPLHQYALPTLRKHIGFTSQKALLFSGTIEKNIRFGKEEATQQELQLALDAACATEFVAKLEQGPAHELSQGATNLSGGQKQRLALTRAFVRRPAILVLDDTTSALDSASEKQVQQAINEQFQETTTFIVASKITSIQQADLILVLEDGEIVGQGTHQHLLQNNKPYKAIYASQQKAGERQ, encoded by the coding sequence ATGCAAGTAGTTAAACAGTTAGGGAGGTATTTAGGACCCTATAAATTTTTTACACTGATTGCACCTATTTTAATGGTGCTTGAGGTAACGATGGATTTAATCCAACCAACCATTATGCAACATATGATTGATACAGGAATAGCAAATGGTGACAATCCATATGTCCTTCAAATGTTCGTGTTAATGCTGATGAGTGCGGTTCTTGGACTAGTAGGGGGGATTGGGTGCTCTTTTTATAGTTCCAAGGCGGCTATTCACTTTGCCTCTGATGTCCGTCAATCATTGTATGAAAAAATGATGACGTATTCGGCAAAGGAACGTGATGCTTTCACTACAGGAAAGTTAATTACCATTTTAACAAGTGATGTGGAAAGTGTTCAACGTGCATTTATGATGACGTTACGGATTTTTGTTCGTGGCCCGCTGTTATTTATTGGGGCTGTTATTATTGTTTTTGTAACAGCTCGCGAATTATTTTCTATTTTACTAGTAATTGTACCGATTTTAATAATGGCCATGTATTTTTTTACAAAATATTCAGGTGTTTTGTATCGTAAAGTACAAGAGGCTATTGACGGGGTTAATACAAAATTACAGGAGAATTTAGCGGGGATTCGTGTGGTGAAAGCGTTTCGACGTGAAAAGCATCAGGTAGAGCAGTTCGCTATGCTCAATGACACGCTAACGAAACGTTTTATTACCGCAGAACAAATAGTAGGAATACTGGTACCGTTTACGATGTTTGTCGTCAATATTGGCATTGTTGCGGCACTTTGGCTAGGTGCCATTAAAGTGGAAACAGGTACTTTGCAAGTTGGTGTTATACTTGCGTTTATAAACTATTTAACGATTATTTTAAATGGACTCATGTCTTCGAGTATGGTTCTAATGCAAATTGCTCGTGCTCTTCCTTCTGGGGAGCGTATTGTGGATGTCCTAAATAGGGAAGTGGCAGTGACAGAAGTAGCACAGCCCATTAAGACGTCCATCCAAGGAATGATAGACTTCCAAAATGTAAGCTATCGCTATTATGAAAATTCGGAGGATGTCCTGAAAAACATTACATTTTCTGTACAGGTAGGGCAAACAATTGGGATAATTGGTAAAACGGGGAGTGGTAAATCAACACTAGTAAAACTATTACCACGACTAGTTGACCCGACAAGTGGAGTTATTTTGCTAGATGGAAAACCATTACATCAATATGCATTGCCAACATTACGAAAACATATTGGTTTTACCTCTCAAAAGGCTTTACTATTTTCAGGGACAATTGAAAAAAATATACGTTTTGGGAAGGAAGAAGCGACACAACAGGAATTACAGCTGGCACTTGATGCAGCTTGTGCAACTGAATTTGTTGCGAAACTTGAACAAGGGCCAGCACATGAATTGTCACAAGGGGCAACGAACTTATCTGGCGGTCAAAAACAGCGCTTAGCACTAACCCGCGCATTTGTAAGACGACCAGCTATCCTTGTCTTAGATGATACAACGTCCGCTCTAGATAGCGCATCTGAAAAGCAAGTACAGCAGGCGATTAACGAGCAATTTCAAGAGACAACAACATTTATTGTTGCATCTAAAATTACTTCCATTCAACAGGCGGATTTAATTTTAGTGTTAGAAGATGGCGAAATTGTTGGGCAAGGAACGCATCAGCATTTATTACAAAATAATAAGCCGTACAAAGCAATCTATGCTTCTCAGCAAAAGGCTGGTGAACGACAATGA
- a CDS encoding ABC transporter ATP-binding protein: MSQSQPKQINFGRGPRIGGPTEKAQNQKTTLLRLWHYIKQQKVELYFSVFFVIASTFLSLAGPYLIGHIVDDYIMKKQVAGAIRLGIVLACIFTVASLFTWLQTYVMIHVAMKTIRTLRLELFKKLQTLTVKFFDQHALGDLMSRVTNDIDNLNTALAQSVTQIVSSILTVIGVSIAMFALSWQLAIVTLIIIPLIVFTTKQIVKRSSKNYAARQRDLGKLNGTIEEMITGAEVVTLFGKEQQAIETFRLQNNNLRNSAQRAEITSGLLGPINNFMNNLGLAVVIGTGAFLAVKGLVTVGIIAAFVTYTRQFFRPLNQLSNLLNTFQSAIAGAERVFEILDEPSEVADKPQAIDCHSLKGDVAFQQVSFSYLPNQPILKNITFQAKAGETIALVGPTGSGKTTIINLLTRFYDVDAGEILIDGLNIEEYKMATIRKRVGVVLQDTYLFTGTIRENIRFGKLDATDAEVEEAAKIANAHNFIKYLPAQYDTVVQAGGANLSQGQRQLLAIARAILENADILILDEATSSVDTQTEVDIQKGLQHLMQGRTSFVIAHRLKTIENANQIFVIQQGEIVEQGNHQQLMQQQGIYNNLQQKLLLEQEQSSV; encoded by the coding sequence ATGAGTCAAAGTCAACCAAAGCAAATAAATTTTGGACGTGGACCACGAATAGGCGGACCAACAGAAAAAGCTCAAAATCAAAAAACAACGCTCTTACGTTTATGGCACTATATCAAGCAACAAAAAGTGGAATTGTACTTCTCGGTATTTTTCGTCATCGCTTCGACATTTTTAAGCTTAGCTGGACCATATCTAATCGGTCATATTGTGGATGACTATATTATGAAAAAGCAAGTAGCAGGGGCAATTCGACTTGGTATTGTTCTTGCCTGTATTTTTACTGTAGCATCCCTTTTTACTTGGTTACAAACGTATGTCATGATTCATGTCGCGATGAAAACGATTCGCACATTACGGCTTGAACTATTTAAAAAACTGCAAACATTAACAGTGAAGTTTTTTGATCAACACGCACTTGGTGATTTAATGAGCCGTGTGACCAATGATATTGATAATTTGAATACAGCGTTAGCACAGAGCGTGACACAAATCGTATCGTCGATTTTAACAGTCATCGGAGTAAGCATCGCGATGTTTGCCTTGAGCTGGCAATTGGCTATCGTCACGCTCATTATTATCCCTTTGATTGTTTTCACAACTAAACAAATTGTCAAGCGTAGCAGTAAAAATTATGCAGCTCGTCAACGTGATTTAGGAAAGCTGAATGGAACGATTGAGGAAATGATAACAGGTGCAGAGGTCGTGACACTTTTTGGTAAGGAGCAGCAAGCTATCGAAACTTTTCGATTACAAAATAACAACCTTCGAAATTCAGCACAACGCGCTGAAATAACGTCCGGCTTACTAGGGCCAATCAACAACTTTATGAATAACTTGGGGCTAGCAGTTGTCATTGGTACAGGGGCATTTTTGGCTGTGAAGGGGCTCGTGACTGTCGGCATTATTGCGGCATTTGTCACATACACGCGTCAATTTTTCCGTCCGCTTAATCAGTTATCGAACTTATTAAATACGTTTCAATCAGCGATTGCAGGGGCAGAACGAGTTTTTGAAATTTTAGATGAACCTTCAGAAGTGGCAGATAAACCACAGGCAATTGATTGTCACAGTTTGAAGGGGGATGTAGCATTCCAACAAGTATCTTTCAGCTATTTGCCAAATCAGCCGATACTAAAAAATATTACTTTCCAAGCCAAGGCAGGAGAAACAATTGCACTAGTGGGTCCTACAGGCTCTGGTAAAACGACAATTATTAATTTGCTGACTCGTTTTTATGATGTCGATGCAGGTGAGATTCTTATTGATGGCCTCAATATTGAGGAGTATAAAATGGCCACGATTCGAAAGCGCGTTGGTGTAGTATTACAAGATACCTATTTATTCACGGGCACTATTCGTGAAAATATTCGCTTTGGTAAGCTCGATGCGACGGATGCAGAGGTTGAAGAAGCGGCTAAAATTGCTAATGCACATAATTTTATTAAATACTTACCAGCACAATACGATACTGTAGTACAAGCAGGGGGAGCTAATTTAAGCCAAGGGCAAAGACAACTCCTAGCGATTGCTCGTGCTATTTTAGAAAATGCTGATATTTTAATTTTGGATGAAGCCACATCTAGCGTTGATACGCAAACAGAGGTGGATATTCAAAAAGGATTGCAACATTTAATGCAAGGACGCACAAGTTTTGTGATTGCACACCGTTTGAAAACGATAGAAAATGCCAATCAAATTTTCGTTATTCAACAAGGCGAAATTGTTGAACAAGGTAACCATCAACAACTGATGCAACAACAAGGAATTTACAACAACCTCCAGCAAAAACTACTGTTAGAACAAGAACAGTCAAGTGTCTAA
- a CDS encoding toast rack family protein, with protein MKKILVLAFMMCGSLLVLSGCFSVIPEKEKEDTFQVKKDDAQKLDVEINLGVGEMTVSKGAKEWLEGNAQYNINKLAPEVKYKLRGNTGEIEIDHKGSSKVKIGNTKNLWDVQLNEDIPMDLSIETGASKAMLDLRGLKLEKLDIETGVGDLNVDLGGDWKKSFKTNIETGVGQTTVILPSEVGVKITTEKGIGSMNLEGFIAKGKGVFVNEAYEKADIVLEVNSELGVGDVTFKLDK; from the coding sequence GTGAAAAAAATATTGGTGTTAGCTTTCATGATGTGTGGCTCGTTGCTCGTTTTAAGTGGTTGTTTTTCTGTGATTCCAGAGAAGGAAAAAGAAGATACCTTTCAGGTGAAAAAGGATGATGCGCAAAAATTAGATGTTGAAATAAATCTAGGTGTTGGGGAAATGACGGTTTCAAAAGGTGCGAAAGAATGGTTAGAGGGAAATGCCCAGTATAATATTAATAAATTAGCACCAGAAGTGAAGTATAAACTACGTGGCAATACAGGTGAAATTGAGATTGATCATAAAGGCTCTAGTAAAGTGAAGATTGGTAATACAAAAAATTTATGGGATGTCCAATTAAATGAAGATATTCCAATGGACCTTTCGATAGAGACAGGTGCATCAAAAGCAATGCTTGATTTACGAGGACTGAAACTTGAAAAATTAGATATTGAAACAGGGGTAGGAGACCTAAATGTTGACTTAGGTGGCGATTGGAAAAAAAGCTTCAAAACAAATATTGAAACGGGTGTTGGGCAAACTACGGTCATTTTACCATCAGAAGTCGGTGTAAAAATAACGACCGAAAAAGGCATTGGTTCGATGAATCTAGAAGGCTTTATTGCAAAAGGTAAAGGGGTATTTGTTAATGAGGCGTATGAAAAGGCAGATATAGTGCTTGAGGTGAACTCAGAGTTAGGCGTAGGCGACGTTACATTCAAACTAGATAAGTAA
- a CDS encoding tubby C-terminal domain-like protein, producing MRIFTYKQPVTIESTKVVQIVNEEGNVSSTVQRIYSNGLKKAFDRTMDYRYFVQFDVSTVDGQRLFSCKKVSRRGRVHFKGKDFVTGKDYMIAYDGWQIMIPDLIITDGQQKIMLNKEMEGWSVFTLDEQPIARWQAVYQETHFDITLEIEATSPIQHEAFFIAIGQAVLFVGA from the coding sequence TTGAGAATTTTTACATATAAACAACCTGTAACGATTGAATCGACGAAAGTAGTTCAAATAGTGAATGAGGAAGGAAACGTCTCATCAACTGTCCAGCGGATTTACTCCAATGGATTGAAAAAAGCTTTTGACCGTACGATGGATTATCGATATTTTGTACAATTTGATGTCAGCACAGTGGATGGACAACGTCTTTTCTCCTGTAAAAAAGTATCACGACGTGGGCGTGTGCATTTCAAAGGCAAGGACTTTGTAACAGGAAAAGACTATATGATTGCCTATGACGGCTGGCAAATCATGATTCCAGATTTAATCATAACAGATGGTCAACAAAAAATAATGCTGAATAAGGAGATGGAAGGCTGGTCTGTGTTTACGTTGGATGAACAGCCAATTGCACGCTGGCAAGCGGTTTATCAAGAAACACATTTTGATATTACACTGGAGATAGAAGCAACGAGCCCGATTCAACATGAAGCATTTTTTATTGCCATAGGACAGGCTGTCTTATTTGTCGGAGCATAG